The sequence cgactAGGCGTAGAAGTaatttttcggaaagctccaaaatgaaaCTTCTTCCAAAAAGTTGTTATTAGCTTTCAGAGAAATCTTCTCGAAATTTTTATCAAACATCCTTATTTcatctaaaaataattttggagggtcagaaagtactttttgtcccaCCACAAGCTCTTCCAAACTGAGCCATTATATGGTTGCACAATATAAATATGGATCAAAAAGGAGTTCAACCATCCTTGCCTTTCTGACATTGACGGACTACTTTGGATCTCTATCAAAGTCTGTTACATATATTGTGAAGCTTCAAAAAAGCATAAACTTGTTGCtgctaacggctagtttttgagaCTTCCGCTCTGGCAAGAGGGTAACAGCTAGTTTGGCCGAGAAGCGCCGCTCCAGCGAGAGGGTACCGGCCCGTAGCTCTGGCGGGGGGTTCCGCTCCGGCGAGAGGGGCTGTTGCTACTGGTGTTCTGTATGGACACTGCTGGTTTCCGGGTGAGCTCCGCTCCGGCGAGAGATTCATCGCCCTAGTCCGAGAGTTCTGGCCCTCCCGACTCTCGCCATCCTATGGCAGAGAGCTCCGAGAAGGCGATGGTGGTGACCCAGTGGGGGGGAAGACGTGCTCCGCCGATGGGGGGGAGCGAGGCGGTGAAAGGTCGGCCGAGATTCGGCGGTTGGGTTACTCAGTTGGCTTCGGAGGCGAATATCAAGGAGTTGCGGCATCTCTTCCCGAAGTTCCTTGACCTGCCGACAGAGCCGATTGAAGCCGAGCATCGAGAATGGATGGACCGGGCGATCATCGTGTGCTCGCGGAATGAGTGGCGAAGGATGCGGCCGCCTGTGCCAAAATGGATGCTGAGGTGGTCGCGGTGCCTCTTGCCAATGACCACCTCGTGCTTCGGTTCAAAACGACGACAGACAGGGACCGTGCAATGTCCAACGGGCCGTGGGTGGTGGCAGGACAACTACTCGCTATGGAACCCTGGTCGCCGGACCTTGTCACAGGGCATGACGCCGTCAAGACGGCAGTGGTATGGCTCTGCCTGCCTAGGCTCCCAGTCGAGTACTGGAACAGCGCAACGATACTCGAAATCGAGGCAGAGGCAGGCCGGCCAATCGCCATCGACAGCCTCACAGAGCAGAGGAAGGTAATGGGGTTTGCGAGGGTCCGGGTGGCCATCGATGTCATCGCCCCTCTTCTACCCGATGTCCAGCTCCATGGGACGAGAAGACCCTTATGGCAACCCTTCGTGTATGGGGGCCTGCCCGGAGTTTGCTTCCGGTGCTGGCGGATCGGGCATGCAGGGGAGAGCTGCACCTTTCTGCAACCGGAGAAGGTAGCCCTCCGTGGTGACCTTGGTACGAGCCCCGGAGCTGCCTCGAGGCAGCTGGCATTCGGGCCCTGGCCCACTGCTAGCTAGATTCGGCTGCCCCGGGCGGCCAAGGACTAGCCAATGCCGAAGAAGACGACCGGGTCGAAGCCCAAGTCGTTGGCTCTAAGGCCGCAGCCAACGCCCATCCCACCCAGCTACCCTGGCTCCGAAAGCGCGGCGCCAATCCCCGCCTATGGCTCGGCCGGTCGATGTGGCCGGGTCAGGATCAGCTGCCGGCGACCGAGCCGACTCTGCGCTCGACCCACTTTCGGAGTGGGTCAACTCGGCGAGTGGTGGTGACGGGTTGGGGACGGTGCGGGCCAACCCAGGAATCTGGACGACATACCCGGCCCAACAGAACAAGCGGCCCAGGTTGTC is a genomic window of Phoenix dactylifera cultivar Barhee BC4 chromosome 4, palm_55x_up_171113_PBpolish2nd_filt_p, whole genome shotgun sequence containing:
- the LOC120110622 gene encoding uncharacterized protein LOC120110622; amino-acid sequence: MDAEVVAVPLANDHLVLRFKTTTDRDRAMSNGPWVVAGQLLAMEPWSPDLVTGHDAVKTAVVWLCLPRLPVEYWNSATILEIEAEAGRPIAIDSLTEQRKVMGFARVRVAIDVIAPLLPDVQLHGTRRPLWQPFVYGGLPGVCFRCWRIGHAGESCTFLQPEKVALRGDLGTSPGAASRQLAFGPWPTAS